TCAAAAGTTATTTTGAATCCGACGCAGCCAAAAACAGCAATATCACAGAGAAGATATGGATGGGCGTAGCTGACTTCTCCAGGGAGGATTTCGATAGGGAAGTGGTGCCCAAACTGGATAAGTATGATTTTACCGCATTGCCAATATTCATAGATAAAGCACTATACAAAGACTATTACAATGGCTTCTCCAATTCAACGCTGTGGCCACTTTTCCATTATTTCCCTTCCGTAGTGGAATACCATTCTCATTATTTCGAAGCCTATTCCAAAGTGAATTCTTTGTTCGCGGAAACCCTGTTGCCTATTCTGCAGCCGGACGATGTGATCTGGATACACGATTACCAACTCATGTTGCTGCCCGGAATGCTGCGTGCACGAGCACCAAAGGCTACCATTGGCTTCTTTTTACATATTCCTTTTCCCAGCTACGAGATCTTCAGAACATTACCCACAGATTGGAAAATGAACCTGCTCCGCGGCCTCATGGGCGCAGATCTGGTGGGATTCCATACCTACGATTATGTGGAGCATTTTGTACAATCTGTCCGTATGGTGCTGGGAGCCGATAATAGTTTCAGAAGTATCCAATACCAGAACCGTCTCGTGAAAGCTGATCTTTTTCCCATCGGCATCGATTATAAGAAATTCAGCAACGCCGGTAATGAACCTGAAGTGCAGGAGCTCAGAGCCGAAGTGCAAAAGAATTTCGAAGGGAAAAAGATCATCTTCTCGGTAGACAGACTCGATTATACCAAAGGATTGATGGACCGTCTCATCGGCTTTGAATATTTCCTCAATCAACACCCTGAATGGCAGGAGCGGGTTGTGTTCATGCTGAACGTAGTGCCTTCGCGTGATGATATCATCGCATACACGAGAAGAAAAAGAACCATCGAAGAAAAAGTGAGCAGCATCAACGGTAAATTTTCCAGCATCAGCTGGCAGCCGGTAATCTATCGTTACATGCACCTTCCGTTCAATGAACTGGCGGCATTGTATCAATCCGCTGATGTGGCATTGATCACACCGCTGCGCGATGGCATGAACCTCGTTGCCAAAGAATATGTGGCCAGTACCGTGAACCAGCGTGGCGTGCTGATCCTTAGCGAGCTCGCGGGAGCAGCCAGTGAGCTGAATGAAGCCCTGCTGGTGAATCCCACCGATGTGCAGGATGTCAGCAATGCCATCGCAAGAGCACTGGCCATGCCCATTCCGGAACAAAAACAAAGAATGGCGCTGATGCAAAAAAGACTCATCGATTACGATGTGATCCGCTGGGTGAACGATTTCCTGGACCAGCTCTCCAATGTGAAAACAGAACAGAACAAACAACAAACGAAACTCCTGGACGATAAGATCACTGATCATATCCACCAGGCATATCAAAAAGCAAAAAAGAGAACTCTGCTGCTCGACTATGACGGTACACTCGTACAATTTGCCCGCCTGCCGCAGGATGCAAAGCCTACTAAAGAATTGCTGAAAGCTCTCACCAAACTGGCGGCAGACAAAAAGAACGAGGTTGTGATCATCAGCGGCAGGGAAGCAGATACCCTCGAAGAATGGCTCGGTAAATTACCAGTGACACTGGTAGCCGAACACGGAGCCAGCTATAAAATGAAAGGGGAAAAATGGACGCATTCCGAAACCATTTCAGACAAATGGAAAGAAGAGATCCGTCCCGTGATGCAGACATTCGTCAGCAGGTGCGTAGGCTCTTTCGTGGAAGAAAAGAAGAACACCATCGCATGGCATTACAGGAATACCCACCCGGACCTCGGTTTCAGCCGCTCACGCGAGCTGATCAATAACCTCAATATGCTGCTGCAAAACACTTTGCTGCAGGTGATAGATGGCAATAAAGTAGTGGAAGTTCGCATGACCGGCGTAGACAAGGGAGTGATGGCGAGAAAGATAGTGCAGGAAATGGACCCGGACTTTGTACTGTGCATCGGCGATGATACCACAGATGAGGATATGTTCAAAGCGCTCGATGAAAGAGCATTCACAATAAAAGTTAGTAACGGACCAACGGCAGCACAGTTCACAGTACTTTCCCAACAGAATGTACTGCCTTTACTGGAAGAACTTACCCTGCCAATAACCAATTCAGCCTATGCCGGTTCATAAGTACAACCTTGGCATCGTAGGGAATTGTTCCTACCTCGCCTATATCGACACAAAAGCAGATGTTAAATGGATGTGCCTCCCAAAATTCGACAGCAGCTTCCTCTTCGGATCACTGCTTGACGAAAAAAAGGGAGGGCATTTCAGCATTCAACCTGCAACAGAGAATTACACCAGCCGCCAGTATTACATTCCCAACACCAATGTGCTGTGCACGGAATTCACCGCGCCGGACGGAGTGTTCCGGGTGGAAGACTGCGCCCCGCGCATGATCGTGCACGAAAGACAGTTCAGACCCCTCATGCTGGTGCGCAAGATCAAGCTCATACAGGGTGAGCCCGCCATCCGTATCGTTTGCCAGCCAACCGGTAATTACGGACGCATGGCGCCCGAGATCTATACAGGCAGTAACCATCTCCGTTATATGGGGTTCGAGCAGCAGGTGCGCCTTACCACAGATGTGCCACTCAACTGGATCATCAAGGAACAACAGTTTGTGCTGGACCAGGACCGCTACCTGGTGCTCACCTACGGCGAGCCGCTGGAAGCTCCGCTCAGGGAAACAGCCGAATCATTCATCAACCAGACCATCAAATACTGGCTGAAGTGGATCAAGAGTTCCTATATCCCGGAGATCTACCAGGATGAGATCATCCGCTCCGCACTGGTACTGAAACTTCACCAGTATGAGGACACCGGAGGCATCATCGCTTCCGGCACCACCAGTCTTCCTGAATTCCATGATTCCACCCGCAACTGGGATTACCGCTACTGCTGGTTCCGTGATGCTCACTACACACTCAAGGCATTTAACCAGATCGGTCACTTTGAGGAGCTTGAAAAATATTTCGATTTCATCCAGAATATCCTTCGAAACAACAATTCAGATACACTGCAACCACTGTACAGTATCACAGGTGAAAAAGATATCGAAGAGATCACTATTGACCTCCATGGCTATCTCGGTAACCGCCCCGTACGCGTAGGCAACAAAGCTTATGTGCAGGTGCAGCATGACGTATATGGACAAGTGCTGGTGAGCCTCCTGCCACTGTACACTGATAAACGTTTGACATTTACCAAAAAGAGCAGTTACAAATCCATCGTGCCATGGCTGCTCGCCCAGATTGAAAGAACGCTTACAATGCCCGATTCCGGATTATGGGAATTCAGGAATACAGTACAGGTGCATACCTATACCTTGCTCTTCCATTGGGCTGGCGCCAAAGCCGCATTCAAGATCGCACAGGCATTCAACGATGTGGAACTGATGAAGAAGGCAGATGCCATCGCACGCGAAGCAGACAGGCTGCTGGATACATCTTACGATAAAACGAGAAAAGTGTACCCGCAGGCAATCGGCACGCCCAACCTGGATGCCAGCACTCTCAGTATGGTCACCATGGGTTATATAGATCAGAGCTCCGAAAAAGCAAAGCAACATATCGCCGAACTCGAAAAGGAACTGCTGGCCGATCACGGACTTTTTTATCGATATAAACACTATGATGATTTCGGTTTCCCGGATACCACTTTTCTCGTTTGCGCTTTCTGGTATGTGGATGCTCTGGCCTGCGTAGGCAGGGTGGACGACGCCATCAAAAACCTCAACCAGCTGCTGACATTCAGCAATCACCTGGGCATCTTCAGTGAAGATGTAGGTACTGATGGTTCCCAGTGGGGCAATTTCCCCCAAACCTACAGCCATGTGGGACTGATCAATGCCGCTTTGAGGATCGCCAAAAAACTCGACAGACCGGAATTTCTATAAGCGCTTATATAAATAAACAATATTATCTTGCGGTAAATTAACCTGCATGCCCGGCACCATTTTTACCAATATCAGGATACTCGTCAATACACGTACAGAATCCCATTTGTTGTACGGAAAGGAACTGGCAGAACTGCCATCTATCCAAAATGGCTGGCTGCTGGTGGAAGATGATACCATTGCCGCCTACGGCTCCATGGATAACATGCCTTCCAGTTACAATTCCGTAAAAGAAATGGTGGACGCGAAAGGTGGCCTGGTACTGCCTGCCTGGTGCGACAGCCATACACATATCGTTTTTGCAGGAAGCAGGGAAAATGAATTTGTAGACAAGATCAGGGGGCTCAGCTATGCAGAGATCGCAGCAAGGGGAGGAGGGATCCTGAACTCCGCCGGAAAGCTAAGAGAAGCCTCCGAAGATGAACTCTTCAATCAGGCCTGGCAAAGACTGGATGAGATCAGCAAACAAGGCACAGGAGCGGTAGAGATCAAAAGCGGCTACGGATTAACGGTAGAGAGCGAACTGAAGATGCTCCGCGTGATAAAAAAGCTCAGGGAGAAATCGCCTCTCAGTATCAAATCCACTTTCCTCGGCGCACATACCTATCCACCTGAATTCAGAGAGAACCACCAGGGATATATCGATCTGATCATCAATGAAATGTTGCCAGTGATCGGAAGGGAAAAACTGGCCGACTATATCGATGTGTTCTGCGAAACGGGATTCTTCTCTCCCGAAGAAACGGCTACCATTTGCAGGGCAGGCATGGAATACGGACTTAAACCGAAGATCCACGCCAATCAGTTGAATCTTTCCGGTGGAACGCAGGTGGGCGTAGCGCTTGGCGCCGTGAGCGTTGATCACCTGGAAACAATGGATGATTACGCCATCAAAACACTGGCCGCTTCCAAAACGATCGGCACACTCTTGCCAACTGCTGCATTCTTCCTGCGCATGGGTTTTCAGCCAGCCCGTCAACTGATTGATGCCGGCTGTGCCATTGCACTGGCCAGCGATTTCAATCCCGGTTCTTCACCCAGCGGCAATATGAACCTGGTGCTGGCAATGAGCTGCATCCAGATGCGCATGTTGCCGGAAGAAGCTATCAATGCGGCTACGATTAACGGCGCTTTCGCAATGGAACTATCGCAGGAGCTGGGCAGCATCACCGTTGGCAAAAAAGCTAATTTGCTTTTAACGCGTTCTGTGCCGTCAATATCTTATCTTCCCTACGCATTCGGTTCACCGCTGGTGAGCAGGGTAATGCTTGGAGGTAACTGGATCAGTTAATGTAATTCGATAGCATGGCGTTTAAAAAGAAAAAGAAAGCAGACCCCGTATATGCCTTCCTCGAAAATAGTCCGGCAGTGTCGGTCAGAGACAGGGAAGGCGCATTGAACTATCTCGTATCCTTTGTGAATTTACTTCGTCCGAAACCATCGGACACGGCTGAACAGACAGATCAAAATTTTTCCACCGTCATACGGTTATTGTACCAGTTTCCCGCATCGCTCAATGCGCTGCGCACAGCCATGATCGCCCAGCTGGTGAACAGCAACCTGGTGCCCATGTTCACAGAAAGCGGCATCACCGTTTCGCGGGGTGTTGGCCGTGAGCTCTATGCAAGACTCAAACACAAGTTCCTGCCTGCATTGCAGGACCATAACGACTTCCTCTACCTGCTGGACCGCATCTTCTATAAAAAGGCCGATTATGTTTGGGTGGAATCCATTCCACGCGAAAGATGGATCCAGTTCTTCGAGCTCATCAAACTACCACTCAGCTCCAATGAACCAGTGATCATCAACCAGGCGATGGTATCACTGCAGATCCTCGGAGCCGGCGTGGCGCAGCTCGGATGGGAGAAAGAGATCATCACCAATACCAATGTGAAATGGATGCAGGCGGAAAATCCATTCGAAACACAACAGTTCCTGATCTATGAATTAAGGGAACTGATGATCAGTGAAGCGCCTGTTGAAAAGATCAAATCATTGTCCGTCCGCATCAGGGATGTACTGAAAGAAGCACGTCTACTGGTGGATAGTATCCGCAGCAGCACCAATGAAAAAGGCACCAGTCTCTCACAAACATTCATCCTCTTCCAGATCGAACAGAAGCTGAACCGCATGGAGCTGCTGCTGGATATCGTGGATGGAGACGAACATATCAATACCACGCGTTTTGTAGACCTCTTCCATTCCGTGGTCCGCTACGAAAACCGCAAGAACAGTCTTCGTGAATTCCTTTCACAGACCACCGGATATGTTGCATACCAGATTGCCGAGCATAAAGGCAAGAAGGGCGGCAAATACATCACCTCATCACCCAAAGAATACTGGGCCATGATGGTGAGCGCCATGTTCGGCGGACTGATCATTGTATTTGTAGCGATACTCAAAACATTATTGCATCATCTGCCACTGGCCCCTTTCTGGCAGGGATTTGTGTACAGCGTCAATTACAGTGTGGGCTTCATTGCCATCGAGGAAACAAAATCCACACTCGCCACCAAACAACCCGCATTCACTGCCAGCGCTGTGGCCAGCTCACTGGATACAAAGAAAGATGAGAAACCGAATCTCTATAACCTGGCAGTTACCGTATCCAAAGTGTTCAGAAGCCAGACGGCCAGTTTCATCGGTAACCTCATCATCGTATTCCCTGTTACCTATATCATGGCCTGGCTTTTCGATATCTGTTTCGGTCATCCGCTGGTGGGCAGGGAAGAAGGGATACAGATGCTTCAGGACCAGCATCCCTGGCAAAGCCTTTCTCTGCTCTACGCCTGCAACACCGGTGTGTTCCTCTTCATCAGCGGCATCATTGCCGGATACGTTCAGAACAAAATGAATTATGGAAAAATAGAAAGAAGGCTGGTGGAGCATCCGGTGCTGAGATTATATTTCGCACCAAAGAGATTGCAGCACATCGCATCCTATCTCAATCATCATGCAGGAAGCCTGGTAGGTAATATTTCGCTGGGTTTCTTCCTGGGCACTGCCGCCATCATCGGAAAGATCTTCGGCGTACCTTTCGATATCCGTCACATCACCATCTCTGCCGCCAATACTTCACTGGGACTATATGGAGTGGGATGGGAGAGTATCAACGGCAGCTTCCTGCTTACCGTGTTCATCGGTGTGCTCTTCATCGGCTTCCTGAACTTCCTGGTAAGTTTTTCTTTGGCATTTATAGTGGCCGTGAGGTCCAGAGGCATACATTTGCGTGATTACCCTGAGTTCCTGCAGATCCTCTGGAAATATTTCAGAACCCATCCGCTGGATTTCTTCAGGCCCAGGAAACGCATCACCAATAACTGATTTCAATTCCGGAAAAACGATTAGCATATGAAACACTTCGAATTCTACGACAAAGCTGAAATACTCAAATACACTAAGATCAGGCGTTTTGAAACCAAGTTGGGCGAATGTGTGGAAGTACTGGCCGGAGATCAGCACTGGGAAACAAACCTGAGCCAGAGCAAAGCGAAATTCGTGCTGTTCGGAATACCGGAAGACATTGGTGTAAAAGCGAACAGCGGTGTGGGAGGCACAGAATCCAGCTGGCAACCATTCCTCCGCAGCTTTCTCAATATTCAGAGCAATGATTTCCTGATCGGCGATGAGATCCTGGTGCTGGGACATTTCGATTTTGGCGATTTGCACCAGCTCATTCAAAACAATGCACACAACGAGGAAGAAAGCCTGACTGCTTACCGCCATGCTGTGAACGCGATCGACGATGCAGTGGAAGCATTGGTGAAAGTGATCACTGCACATAATAAAATCCCCATCGCCATCGGCGGAGGTCACAATAATGCCTACCCGATGTTGAAAGGGTCTGCCAAGGGACTGCATAAGGCTGGCATCATTCCCCTGGCGCAGATCAATTGCGTGAACCTCGATGCACATTCCGATTACAGGCCCGCAGAAGGACGCCACAGCGGTAATGGATTCCGTTATGCTGAAGAAGATGGCTACCTGCAGAAATACTGTATCGTTGGTATCCATGAGAACTATCTCCCGCAGAATGTATGGATGGATATCGTGAACAATCCTTTCATCGATTGCGTCACCTATGAGGATATTTTCATAAGACAAAAAAGAACATTCGTACAGTCGATCACCGATGCACTTGACTTCATGGATGATCAGCCAACAGGAGTGGAGCTGGACCTGGACAGCATCGAAGGTGTATTGTCCAGCGCAACAACGCCTGCCGGACTGAATTCGCTGCATGCCCGCCAGTACGTTTCCCTGTTTGCAGCAAGCGGCAAACCTGCCTACCTGCATATCTGCGAAGGCGCAACGCGCCTGGAAGATGGCAGAAAAGACGAGTCCACCGGCAAGCTCATCAGCTACCTGGTCAGCGATTTCGTGAAGGCTTAGAGGCACTGATGAATAGGCCTGGCCTGCGCCAGGTCGCTCGCCTCCCGGGAGTGACTGCCACCCTGCGATTACACTTTGAAATACCCCTGTATTTGCTTTATCTTTGTGTATACATGCGACCAGACTATCCGCATAAGATTTTCGACGATAAGCGCCACAACTACTGTCTGTTGATGGAGGCGCTTGCCATGACAGCGCCCGCCGCATAATAACTGCATCGGGAACAATAAACTGTTCCACTTTTCTCTTTTTACACCAACTGATTTATTGCCGGTCTCCTGCTGACCATTCATCCATTGCAGATAAAAAAAACATTTAGCTATGTCAACGCTTACTGCGGTTAATGCCAATAATGAAACCAATATCGATTTCCTGCCATTACAGGGAACGGATTACGTAGAATTCTATGTGGGCAATGCCAAACAGGCCGCTCATTATTATAAAACAGCTTTCGGTTTCCAGAGCCTGGCCTATGCAGGTCCTGAAACTGGTGTGAAGGACCGCGCATCTTATGCTGTACGTCAGGACAAACTCACTTTCGTTTTCACTACACCGTTACGCGCCAACAACGAGATCGCCGATCATGTTTACAAACACGGTGATGGCGTGAAAATGCTGGCACTCCGCGTGGACGATGCCACCAGCAGCTGGGAAGAGACCACCAAACGCGGCGCAAAGAGCTATATGGAGCCCACACGCAGCAAAGACGAATTTGGTGAAGTGGTAATGAGCGGTATCCACACTTACGGAGAAACCATTCACCTTTTCATCGAACGGAAGAATTATACCGGCGCATTCATGCCCGGCTACAAAGCCTGGAACACCATCTACAACCCGCCTGCAACCGGCCTCATGTATGTTGACCACTGCGTGGGAAATGTAGGCTGGAACCAGATGGACAAATGGGTAAGCTTCTATGAAGATGTGATGGGCTTCCGCAATATCCTCAGCTTCGACGATAAGGATATCTCCACCGAATACTCTGCACTCATGAGCAAGGTGATGAGCAATGGCAACGGCTTTGTGAAATTCCCCATCAATGAGCCTGCAGAAGGTAAGAAGAAATCACAGGTGGAAGAGTACCTTGAATTCTACGACGGCGAAGGTTGTCAGCACGTGGCGCTCGCAACTGCAGACATCGTAACCACCGTTACTGACCTGCGTAATCGCGGCGTTGAATTCCTGAAAGTGCCAACCACTTATTACGATGAACTGGAAGAAAGAGTAGGGAAGATCGATGAGGATATCGAGCCGCTGAAAGAGCTCGGCATCCTGGTGGACCGCGACAATGAAGGGTATCTTCTCCAGATTTTCACCAAGCCAGTGGAAGACAGACCAACCCTCTTTTTTGAGATAATACAGCGCAAAGGCGCCAAAAGCTTCGGTAAAGGGAACTTCAAAGCTCTCTTCGAAGCCATTGAGCGCGAACAGGAACTTAGGGGAAATCTCTGATTTTTGTTCAATCGGGGCTGTTGATTGTTGAGCAGACGATCAACTTCAATGGCTCCAACTTATTGAGGCCGTTGCCACTGAAGTGCGCAACGGCCTTGTTTTTCCACAATGTTAACAACAACGGTTGTCCTTCGCTTTTCTTTATTTGTTAATTTTACCCGACCCAACCATTTTCCTAAAATATACCGGTCCTGAAAACGTTATACAATTGTGCGATTAAGAACCATGAGATATCTTCTGATTGTAGCAGCTTTCCTGTTTCTCCACGGAACAGCAAGATCGCAGGCATCTGCTTCCTCCCTCAACTTTGTTGAATACCAAAAATCTTTCCCCCGTTCCGGCGATGCCTGGAAACGCAAGGAAGATACTTTGATGAAGCAGTTCCAGGCGAAGAACCTGAAATGGCCTTTCAAATTCATGTATGTGCGCTCCTTCAAGTACGACAGCAAACTTGAAGTATGGGTGAAAAGCGAATACACTGAAAAGTTCCAGCTCTTCAAAACATATAAGGTCTGCGCACTTGCCGGCACACTCGGCCCCAAGCGCATGATGGGCGATTTCCAGGTGCCCGAAGGCCTTTACTATATCAATGAATTCAATCCGAGAAGTAATTACCACCTGAGCCTGGGCCTCAACTATCCCAATGCTTCAGATAAAATACTTTCCGATTCCCTCCAGCCCGGCGGCGATATCTATATTCACGGCAGCTGCGTTACCACCGGTTGTATTCCTGTTAATGATGATCAGATAGAAGAGCTGTATGTGCTGGCATCGCTGGCCCGCGGACAGGGACAGGATTTCATTCCCGTGCATATTTTTCCCATTCAGTTCAATAATCAGAAAAGTGTGGATTACCTCACCAAATACCTCAGGGATTATCCAGAATACAAAATGATGACCGAAGAACTGAAAGACGTTTACGAATACTTCAACAGAACACAGCAGATACCCGTTGTTTCCGTGAACAAAAAAGGAAACTACCGGATGGAAAACGAAATGCCGCCCCTTGTTGAGAAAGATGCCAAACCTGTGAAGAAGAAAAGGCCGGCGCGTGTTGTGGAAGAATATACCGGGGAGATTGCCGGCGTTGTTAATACATTGCCCGTGTTTCCAGGAGGCAACCAGGAATTTCAGTCATTCATCGATAAACTGAGCAGTGAAATGAGTGAGCACCTCGAAGAAGGCCAGACAAAGACCTATGTGATGATGGAGTTCGTGATCGACAGCGCAGGCGCTACCCATGCAGTGAAAGTACTGAAAGGAGGGAATGATGAGATCAATCACCGCCTGGCAGAAGCCTTTGAGAAAATGCCCCGCTGGTCTCCCGCCATCCGCCTTGAAAAGAAAGTTGCAGTGAAACTCAAGCAATCGATCTTCATTGAAAAGTGATTTACTTGAAGGACATAAGAAAAACACAAATGCCCTGCCGGAAGGCGGGGCATTTGATTTGTATAAAGAAGTTGAAAATTAACTCAAATGATGTCCATAGCCAACACGAAGAACGTGCACACGAAAGGAAGGATCATTGTCAGGTACTCCCATCTTGCTATGATGGCATAGATAAAGAGGATCGTGAAAACAAAGAATAACAACCAGTATAAGCCTCTGTATTTTGCGGACGTTGTCATGTTCTAAAAAATTTGTGCAAAAATAAGGGGAAAGCGTTAATTATTCGCGTTTTAGACTAATTTCATTCATACCCACCCTAAAAATTGTTCAAAACCGTTATCAGGGTGACGCCGATGCCCGCGCCAGGCGCAGGTCCGTTTTCAACTCCGGCGCCCCCTGTACCTGACAAAACCTTAGTCCTGAAAATCCCTGACCGGGAATCCTTAAAAACTATATTGTGTAATTATTACACTTTGTAATAAATTCGCTGAGTGGACAAGTTCCGGAGGATACATATTTCCTTTTAAAACGATGTCTGCCGTGAAAAAAATGCATTGATGAAGATTCACTTTTATATTCGCTTCCATACCCGTTTCGGACAACAACTGGCAGTAACGGGAAATGCCGAAGCACTGGGAAATGACACGATTGCGAATGCCTTTCAACTCACTTACCTGAATGATGAATTCTGGCATGGGACCATTGAGATCCCTTTGCAGAAACATTCATCCCTCCGATACAAATACATCCTGCTCAACGATGATGGCCACCATGTAATGGAATGGGGAGAAGACCGTGCCCTGGAAATCCATTCTGCACAACTGGAAGAAGTACAGGT
This portion of the Pseudobacter ginsenosidimutans genome encodes:
- a CDS encoding bifunctional alpha,alpha-trehalose-phosphate synthase (UDP-forming)/trehalose-phosphatase is translated as MARLIIISNRLPFSVDHDGDQVSIRQSSGGLVSAIKSYFESDAAKNSNITEKIWMGVADFSREDFDREVVPKLDKYDFTALPIFIDKALYKDYYNGFSNSTLWPLFHYFPSVVEYHSHYFEAYSKVNSLFAETLLPILQPDDVIWIHDYQLMLLPGMLRARAPKATIGFFLHIPFPSYEIFRTLPTDWKMNLLRGLMGADLVGFHTYDYVEHFVQSVRMVLGADNSFRSIQYQNRLVKADLFPIGIDYKKFSNAGNEPEVQELRAEVQKNFEGKKIIFSVDRLDYTKGLMDRLIGFEYFLNQHPEWQERVVFMLNVVPSRDDIIAYTRRKRTIEEKVSSINGKFSSISWQPVIYRYMHLPFNELAALYQSADVALITPLRDGMNLVAKEYVASTVNQRGVLILSELAGAASELNEALLVNPTDVQDVSNAIARALAMPIPEQKQRMALMQKRLIDYDVIRWVNDFLDQLSNVKTEQNKQQTKLLDDKITDHIHQAYQKAKKRTLLLDYDGTLVQFARLPQDAKPTKELLKALTKLAADKKNEVVIISGREADTLEEWLGKLPVTLVAEHGASYKMKGEKWTHSETISDKWKEEIRPVMQTFVSRCVGSFVEEKKNTIAWHYRNTHPDLGFSRSRELINNLNMLLQNTLLQVIDGNKVVEVRMTGVDKGVMARKIVQEMDPDFVLCIGDDTTDEDMFKALDERAFTIKVSNGPTAAQFTVLSQQNVLPLLEELTLPITNSAYAGS
- a CDS encoding glycoside hydrolase family 15 protein translates to MPVHKYNLGIVGNCSYLAYIDTKADVKWMCLPKFDSSFLFGSLLDEKKGGHFSIQPATENYTSRQYYIPNTNVLCTEFTAPDGVFRVEDCAPRMIVHERQFRPLMLVRKIKLIQGEPAIRIVCQPTGNYGRMAPEIYTGSNHLRYMGFEQQVRLTTDVPLNWIIKEQQFVLDQDRYLVLTYGEPLEAPLRETAESFINQTIKYWLKWIKSSYIPEIYQDEIIRSALVLKLHQYEDTGGIIASGTTSLPEFHDSTRNWDYRYCWFRDAHYTLKAFNQIGHFEELEKYFDFIQNILRNNNSDTLQPLYSITGEKDIEEITIDLHGYLGNRPVRVGNKAYVQVQHDVYGQVLVSLLPLYTDKRLTFTKKSSYKSIVPWLLAQIERTLTMPDSGLWEFRNTVQVHTYTLLFHWAGAKAAFKIAQAFNDVELMKKADAIAREADRLLDTSYDKTRKVYPQAIGTPNLDASTLSMVTMGYIDQSSEKAKQHIAELEKELLADHGLFYRYKHYDDFGFPDTTFLVCAFWYVDALACVGRVDDAIKNLNQLLTFSNHLGIFSEDVGTDGSQWGNFPQTYSHVGLINAALRIAKKLDRPEFL
- the hutI gene encoding imidazolonepropionase, coding for MPGTIFTNIRILVNTRTESHLLYGKELAELPSIQNGWLLVEDDTIAAYGSMDNMPSSYNSVKEMVDAKGGLVLPAWCDSHTHIVFAGSRENEFVDKIRGLSYAEIAARGGGILNSAGKLREASEDELFNQAWQRLDEISKQGTGAVEIKSGYGLTVESELKMLRVIKKLREKSPLSIKSTFLGAHTYPPEFRENHQGYIDLIINEMLPVIGREKLADYIDVFCETGFFSPEETATICRAGMEYGLKPKIHANQLNLSGGTQVGVALGAVSVDHLETMDDYAIKTLAASKTIGTLLPTAAFFLRMGFQPARQLIDAGCAIALASDFNPGSSPSGNMNLVLAMSCIQMRMLPEEAINAATINGAFAMELSQELGSITVGKKANLLLTRSVPSISYLPYAFGSPLVSRVMLGGNWIS
- a CDS encoding site-specific recombinase yields the protein MAFKKKKKADPVYAFLENSPAVSVRDREGALNYLVSFVNLLRPKPSDTAEQTDQNFSTVIRLLYQFPASLNALRTAMIAQLVNSNLVPMFTESGITVSRGVGRELYARLKHKFLPALQDHNDFLYLLDRIFYKKADYVWVESIPRERWIQFFELIKLPLSSNEPVIINQAMVSLQILGAGVAQLGWEKEIITNTNVKWMQAENPFETQQFLIYELRELMISEAPVEKIKSLSVRIRDVLKEARLLVDSIRSSTNEKGTSLSQTFILFQIEQKLNRMELLLDIVDGDEHINTTRFVDLFHSVVRYENRKNSLREFLSQTTGYVAYQIAEHKGKKGGKYITSSPKEYWAMMVSAMFGGLIIVFVAILKTLLHHLPLAPFWQGFVYSVNYSVGFIAIEETKSTLATKQPAFTASAVASSLDTKKDEKPNLYNLAVTVSKVFRSQTASFIGNLIIVFPVTYIMAWLFDICFGHPLVGREEGIQMLQDQHPWQSLSLLYACNTGVFLFISGIIAGYVQNKMNYGKIERRLVEHPVLRLYFAPKRLQHIASYLNHHAGSLVGNISLGFFLGTAAIIGKIFGVPFDIRHITISAANTSLGLYGVGWESINGSFLLTVFIGVLFIGFLNFLVSFSLAFIVAVRSRGIHLRDYPEFLQILWKYFRTHPLDFFRPRKRITNN
- a CDS encoding formimidoylglutamase, coding for MKHFEFYDKAEILKYTKIRRFETKLGECVEVLAGDQHWETNLSQSKAKFVLFGIPEDIGVKANSGVGGTESSWQPFLRSFLNIQSNDFLIGDEILVLGHFDFGDLHQLIQNNAHNEEESLTAYRHAVNAIDDAVEALVKVITAHNKIPIAIGGGHNNAYPMLKGSAKGLHKAGIIPLAQINCVNLDAHSDYRPAEGRHSGNGFRYAEEDGYLQKYCIVGIHENYLPQNVWMDIVNNPFIDCVTYEDIFIRQKRTFVQSITDALDFMDDQPTGVELDLDSIEGVLSSATTPAGLNSLHARQYVSLFAASGKPAYLHICEGATRLEDGRKDESTGKLISYLVSDFVKA
- the hppD gene encoding 4-hydroxyphenylpyruvate dioxygenase produces the protein MSTLTAVNANNETNIDFLPLQGTDYVEFYVGNAKQAAHYYKTAFGFQSLAYAGPETGVKDRASYAVRQDKLTFVFTTPLRANNEIADHVYKHGDGVKMLALRVDDATSSWEETTKRGAKSYMEPTRSKDEFGEVVMSGIHTYGETIHLFIERKNYTGAFMPGYKAWNTIYNPPATGLMYVDHCVGNVGWNQMDKWVSFYEDVMGFRNILSFDDKDISTEYSALMSKVMSNGNGFVKFPINEPAEGKKKSQVEEYLEFYDGEGCQHVALATADIVTTVTDLRNRGVEFLKVPTTYYDELEERVGKIDEDIEPLKELGILVDRDNEGYLLQIFTKPVEDRPTLFFEIIQRKGAKSFGKGNFKALFEAIEREQELRGNL
- a CDS encoding L,D-transpeptidase family protein, which encodes MRYLLIVAAFLFLHGTARSQASASSLNFVEYQKSFPRSGDAWKRKEDTLMKQFQAKNLKWPFKFMYVRSFKYDSKLEVWVKSEYTEKFQLFKTYKVCALAGTLGPKRMMGDFQVPEGLYYINEFNPRSNYHLSLGLNYPNASDKILSDSLQPGGDIYIHGSCVTTGCIPVNDDQIEELYVLASLARGQGQDFIPVHIFPIQFNNQKSVDYLTKYLRDYPEYKMMTEELKDVYEYFNRTQQIPVVSVNKKGNYRMENEMPPLVEKDAKPVKKKRPARVVEEYTGEIAGVVNTLPVFPGGNQEFQSFIDKLSSEMSEHLEEGQTKTYVMMEFVIDSAGATHAVKVLKGGNDEINHRLAEAFEKMPRWSPAIRLEKKVAVKLKQSIFIEK